The following proteins are co-located in the Flammeovirga kamogawensis genome:
- a CDS encoding TIM-barrel domain-containing protein — MKNRSINTLQLSIFFFLSCISVTVFGQRVYKEHKIDGQNLVITTNDGSITLRPFASQILETQFYPNGVETLPLSEAVIMAPNKVEIDLKDEGTTLVFHVGNGIIARINKSPLQIAYYFNNEKLLEESEGYFDADTLKGFKFKIQEGEALYGAGERALPLDRRGHRLPLYNRAHYSNEEVATQMNYGMPLMISSKKYALLYDNAPIGFIDIGKRKSDELSFETIGGRSSYVIVAGTDFKDLLNEFTDLTGKQPLPPRWMFGNFASRFGYHSQKEVETTVKEFREKEVPLDAIILDLYWFGKDVKGTMGNLEWYKEAFPDPTKMIESLNNENVKTILITEPFILTSSSKWEDAKESKVLGTDKYGKPFVYDFFFGETGLVDVFKPEAQTWFWNIYKGLADQGVAGWWGDLGEPEVHPSKLQHVNGSADEVHNIYGQNWAKLIYDGYRKDFPNKRPFILMRSGYVGSQRYGMIPWSGDVNRSFGGLTPQSQISMTMGLSGVPYMHSDLGGFVNWDMKQEDILELYVRWLEYGVFQPVFRPHAQESIPSEVIHYKGETFDIVKKYIEYRYKMLPYNYSLAYENSTKGTPLLRPLFMEEKDNPALQNISDTYMWGDAYVVAPVTKEGQTTRKLYLPKGHNWYHLWTGEKYKGGDWVTVDTPLDQLPVFVKGGAIIPLATKRLQSTEEYSSAELTFQIWNDAEVETSSRVMFDDNGVSTNSIENKAFELLNVSLKNKKKNVEITLSKDGGYREAPASRMITLEIHNVNLPPKNVGIGKKKMPAEKCDMGYDKVNKILFVTLKWTGEERTIYITKGKK; from the coding sequence ATGAAAAACCGTTCTATTAATACCCTACAATTATCAATATTTTTCTTTTTAAGCTGTATTTCAGTTACAGTATTTGGACAACGAGTCTATAAAGAGCATAAAATAGATGGACAAAATTTAGTAATCACTACAAATGATGGTTCAATAACTTTAAGACCTTTTGCTTCACAAATTCTAGAAACTCAATTTTATCCAAATGGAGTAGAAACACTACCACTATCAGAAGCCGTTATTATGGCTCCTAATAAAGTGGAGATTGATTTAAAAGATGAAGGAACAACGTTGGTATTCCATGTGGGTAATGGAATTATTGCTCGAATTAATAAATCACCATTACAAATAGCTTATTATTTTAATAATGAGAAATTATTAGAAGAATCTGAAGGATATTTTGATGCAGATACTTTAAAAGGTTTCAAATTTAAAATTCAAGAAGGAGAAGCTTTATATGGTGCAGGAGAAAGAGCATTACCTCTCGATAGAAGAGGACATAGGTTACCTCTGTATAATAGAGCACATTATTCTAATGAAGAAGTTGCTACTCAAATGAATTATGGAATGCCTTTAATGATTTCTTCTAAGAAATATGCACTTTTATACGACAATGCACCTATAGGTTTTATTGATATAGGAAAACGTAAGTCAGATGAATTATCATTTGAAACGATAGGAGGAAGATCTAGCTATGTTATTGTAGCAGGAACGGATTTTAAAGATTTATTAAATGAATTTACAGATTTAACAGGAAAACAACCGTTACCTCCTAGGTGGATGTTTGGAAATTTTGCTTCTAGATTTGGATATCACTCTCAAAAAGAAGTAGAGACTACAGTTAAAGAATTTAGAGAGAAAGAAGTCCCTTTAGATGCAATAATACTTGACTTATATTGGTTTGGGAAAGATGTAAAAGGTACAATGGGAAACCTAGAGTGGTATAAAGAAGCATTTCCTGACCCAACTAAAATGATAGAATCATTAAATAACGAAAATGTAAAAACAATTCTAATTACAGAACCTTTTATATTAACTTCTTCATCTAAATGGGAAGATGCTAAAGAAAGTAAGGTTTTGGGAACAGATAAATATGGAAAACCTTTTGTTTACGATTTCTTTTTTGGAGAGACAGGCTTGGTAGATGTATTTAAGCCGGAAGCACAGACTTGGTTTTGGAATATTTATAAAGGTTTAGCAGATCAAGGTGTTGCAGGATGGTGGGGAGACCTTGGAGAACCCGAAGTGCATCCATCTAAATTGCAGCATGTAAATGGTTCTGCTGATGAAGTACATAATATCTATGGTCAGAATTGGGCTAAACTTATTTATGATGGTTATCGCAAAGATTTTCCTAATAAGCGTCCTTTTATTTTAATGAGATCAGGTTATGTGGGTTCACAACGTTATGGAATGATTCCATGGTCTGGTGATGTAAATAGAAGTTTTGGAGGGTTAACTCCACAATCTCAAATTTCTATGACAATGGGGTTAAGTGGTGTTCCTTATATGCACTCTGATTTAGGAGGGTTTGTAAACTGGGACATGAAACAGGAAGATATTTTGGAACTATATGTAAGGTGGTTAGAGTATGGAGTTTTTCAGCCTGTATTTAGACCCCATGCACAAGAATCTATTCCTTCAGAAGTAATTCATTATAAAGGAGAAACTTTTGATATTGTAAAAAAATACATTGAATACAGATACAAAATGTTACCCTATAACTATTCTTTAGCTTATGAGAATAGCACTAAAGGAACTCCATTGTTAAGACCTTTATTTATGGAGGAAAAGGATAATCCTGCATTGCAGAATATATCAGATACGTATATGTGGGGAGATGCTTATGTTGTTGCTCCTGTAACTAAAGAAGGACAAACTACAAGGAAATTATACTTACCTAAAGGACATAATTGGTATCACTTATGGACAGGTGAAAAGTATAAGGGCGGTGATTGGGTGACAGTAGATACTCCTTTAGATCAATTGCCTGTTTTTGTAAAGGGAGGAGCAATTATACCTTTAGCTACAAAAAGATTACAATCAACAGAAGAATATTCTTCTGCGGAATTGACTTTTCAGATATGGAATGATGCAGAAGTGGAAACATCTTCTAGAGTAATGTTTGATGATAATGGAGTATCAACAAATTCAATAGAAAATAAGGCATTTGAATTATTGAATGTTAGCTTAAAGAATAAGAAAAAAAACGTAGAAATTACTTTATCTAAAGACGGAGGTTACAGAGAAGCTCCTGCTAGTAGAATGATAACTTTAGAAATTCATAATGTCAACTTACCCCCAAAAAATGTAGGAATTGGTAAGAAGAAAATGCCTGCAGAAAAATGTGATATGGGATATGATAAAGTAAATAAAATATTGTTTGTTACTTTAAAATGGACAGGTGAGGAAAGAACAATTTATATTACTAAAGGGAAAAAATAA
- a CDS encoding DUF1573 domain-containing protein: MINKVYFFICCFLILASTSSAQNFLDFEKDSVFLGKLSSNLDTIRYSFKFDVKSTSSISIDTVITDCACSLPSYSSNKIIKGEGGTIDITYIPYKAGPFTKVFTVRLNDSKQEYKLKLAGFIRPSKISFDKLYPYGEKIKWSHKKVSFGMLTAQGTASKTVYFYNNTDDTLRFEKAPNTPDYLGVLIDSGQYEVMPNAEGSFELFIKPEDREEFGYAQDTFSIVLSNGKEELTSNCIVSASVQYPESEGDGPKPKMGLSSTYMNLGNVKNNGEKIITLSVMNTGKVPLKILKVETNHGLSLLSIEDNEVQPFETVNVNVRYLETPRTGKETRSFTLFTNDPIDPVTIITVKANVIK, translated from the coding sequence ATGATAAATAAAGTTTATTTTTTTATTTGTTGCTTTTTAATATTAGCATCAACTTCTTCTGCTCAGAATTTTTTAGACTTCGAAAAAGATAGTGTGTTCTTAGGTAAGCTATCGTCGAATTTAGATACAATAAGGTATTCTTTCAAGTTTGATGTAAAGTCAACGTCATCAATAAGCATAGATACTGTAATTACAGATTGTGCATGTTCTTTGCCATCTTATTCATCAAATAAGATTATTAAAGGTGAAGGGGGGACGATTGATATTACTTATATTCCATATAAAGCAGGCCCGTTTACAAAAGTATTTACAGTAAGGTTAAATGACAGTAAGCAAGAATATAAACTGAAGTTGGCAGGGTTTATTCGCCCTTCTAAAATATCATTTGATAAGCTTTACCCGTATGGAGAAAAAATAAAATGGAGTCATAAAAAAGTAAGTTTTGGTATGTTGACAGCTCAAGGTACAGCATCAAAAACAGTTTATTTCTATAACAATACAGACGATACATTAAGGTTTGAGAAAGCTCCTAACACTCCAGATTATTTGGGCGTTTTAATTGATAGTGGGCAGTATGAAGTAATGCCTAATGCAGAAGGCTCTTTTGAGTTATTTATAAAACCAGAAGATAGAGAAGAATTTGGGTATGCTCAGGATACTTTTTCTATAGTATTATCAAACGGTAAGGAGGAATTAACATCAAACTGTATTGTTTCAGCATCAGTTCAATATCCAGAATCAGAAGGGGATGGTCCTAAACCTAAAATGGGGCTATCATCTACTTATATGAACTTAGGTAACGTTAAAAATAATGGAGAGAAGATAATTACATTGTCTGTAATGAACACAGGTAAAGTACCTCTTAAAATTCTCAAAGTAGAAACAAATCATGGATTATCTCTTTTGAGTATAGAGGATAATGAAGTACAACCATTTGAAACAGTCAATGTAAATGTTCGCTATTTAGAAACACCAAGAACAGGTAAAGAAACAAGATCATTTACCTTATTTACAAATGATCCTATAGATCCTGTAACAATTATAACAGTAAAAGCGAACGTTATTAAGTAA
- the rplL gene encoding 50S ribosomal protein L7/L12 has translation MADLKKVAEELVNLTVKEVQELATILKDEHGIEPAAAAAPVMVAAAGGAEAAEEKTEFDVILKSAGSAKLKVVKALKSAAGLGLKEAKELADSAPAAVKEGISKEEAEALKDALAAEGAEIEIK, from the coding sequence ATGGCAGATTTGAAAAAAGTTGCAGAAGAGTTAGTAAACTTAACAGTTAAGGAAGTACAAGAACTTGCTACAATCTTAAAAGATGAGCACGGTATCGAGCCAGCAGCTGCTGCTGCTCCAGTTATGGTTGCTGCTGCAGGTGGTGCAGAAGCTGCTGAAGAAAAAACTGAATTCGATGTTATCTTGAAGTCAGCTGGTTCAGCTAAATTAAAAGTAGTTAAGGCTCTTAAGTCTGCTGCTGGTCTTGGATTAAAAGAAGCTAAAGAATTAGCTGATTCTGCTCCTGCTGCAGTAAAAGAAGGTATCTCTAAAGAAGAAGCTGAAGCATTAAAAGATGCTCTTGCTGCTGAAGGTGCTGAAATCGAAATCAAATAA